The following are encoded in a window of Lacinutrix sp. WUR7 genomic DNA:
- a CDS encoding GEVED domain-containing protein — protein MKKNFTLSIMCFLMVASIFAQDRRCATMENLEYRKQLDPQLEQRMTEIENFTQAKIQALENNPNAYRVDGSIITIPVVVHVLYTNSTENISVAQIQSQLDVLNEDFRRTNPDADNTWSQAADTQIEFCLSTVDPNGNATTGITRKSTTRSDWGANDEAKRSSSGGIDPWNTAEYLNMWIVPKMTTTSGGQTINLLGYAQFPGGSAATDGLVMIYNAFGRTGAVSSPYDGGRTTTHEIGHYFNLRHIWGDSNCGNDFVSDTPTHQTSNYGCPTGQTSCSSTDMVENYMDYTNDSCMNLFTQGQKTRMRAVLEAGGARRTLALSDKCGATGTTPTCTDGIQNGDETGIDCGGSSCAPCQTGTQYCDSQGNNANDEYISRVQVGTINNTSGAQLYSDFTSVSTDLDTGSSYTLTVTPTWTGSSYSEGYAAWIDYNDDGDFTDAGEQIFSLAASSVTPASGSFTVPTGTASGDKRLRVSMKYNGVPTSCEAFSYGEVEDYTVNITTGVADTVKPVITLTGSATINLTVGDTYSELGATATDNIDGNLTSSIVITGTVNTNTAGTYTRNYNVSDAAGNPADQVSRSIVVSPASTTGCSGAISSFPYNEGFESSFGAWTQGTGDDFNWTRQSGATPSSNTGPSSASEGSQYIFMESSSPNYSTKRAILNSPCFDLNGESQATFTFAYHMYGTTAMGSLAVEASSNNGSSWASVWSVSGNQGNAWETASVDLSAYAGGTVQLRFNGVTGTTWQGDMAVDAVSLSTSGGSTGTTTDVSLSITFDNYPEETSWTITDGSNSVVASGGTYGNQADGSTLNLNETLPAGCYSFTISDVYGDGICCSYGNGSYSLTDGGNVLVSGSSFTSSETTTFCVGGASSATYSYAASTVETLDNQFKLYPNPVKQTLNVSLIGLEAQRFEIKNLLGQTVLQGRYTNSINVSKLQDGMYVLQLHIGEKTKVKKFIKH, from the coding sequence ATGAAAAAGAACTTTACATTATCAATTATGTGTTTTTTAATGGTAGCTTCCATTTTCGCTCAAGATCGAAGATGTGCTACCATGGAAAACCTGGAATACAGAAAGCAATTAGATCCACAATTGGAGCAACGAATGACTGAGATAGAGAATTTCACTCAGGCAAAAATTCAAGCATTAGAAAATAATCCCAATGCATATAGAGTAGATGGTAGTATTATTACGATTCCAGTAGTAGTACATGTGTTATATACGAATAGTACAGAAAACATTAGCGTTGCACAAATACAATCGCAATTAGATGTTTTAAATGAAGATTTTAGACGTACTAACCCGGACGCGGATAATACGTGGTCTCAAGCCGCAGATACACAGATAGAATTCTGTTTATCTACTGTAGATCCTAATGGAAATGCTACAACTGGTATTACTAGAAAATCTACAACAAGATCTGATTGGGGAGCAAATGACGAAGCGAAGCGTTCTTCTTCAGGAGGAATAGATCCTTGGAACACTGCCGAATACCTTAATATGTGGATTGTACCAAAAATGACTACGACTTCTGGAGGGCAAACGATTAATCTTTTAGGTTATGCGCAATTCCCTGGAGGTTCTGCGGCAACAGATGGATTAGTAATGATTTACAATGCTTTTGGTCGCACAGGAGCAGTAAGTTCTCCGTATGATGGAGGAAGAACAACTACACATGAAATAGGACACTACTTTAATTTACGTCACATTTGGGGAGACTCTAATTGTGGTAACGATTTTGTAAGTGATACACCAACACATCAAACTTCTAACTATGGTTGTCCAACTGGGCAAACTTCTTGTTCTTCTACAGATATGGTGGAGAATTATATGGATTATACCAATGACTCTTGTATGAACTTATTCACACAAGGACAAAAAACAAGAATGCGCGCTGTGTTAGAGGCAGGAGGAGCAAGACGTACTTTAGCATTATCTGATAAATGTGGAGCAACAGGAACTACACCAACATGTACAGATGGTATTCAAAATGGAGATGAAACTGGAATAGATTGTGGAGGTTCTTCTTGTGCACCATGTCAAACTGGAACACAATATTGCGATTCGCAAGGTAACAATGCTAATGATGAGTATATTTCTAGAGTGCAAGTAGGTACTATTAACAATACTTCTGGAGCACAATTATATTCGGATTTCACAAGTGTTTCTACAGATCTAGATACAGGTTCTAGTTATACATTAACAGTAACGCCAACATGGACAGGTTCTTCATATAGTGAAGGATATGCTGCTTGGATAGATTATAATGATGATGGTGATTTTACAGATGCTGGAGAGCAAATATTTTCTTTAGCTGCATCATCGGTAACACCAGCAAGCGGTTCATTTACAGTGCCAACAGGAACAGCAAGTGGAGATAAAAGATTACGTGTTTCTATGAAATATAATGGAGTACCAACATCTTGTGAAGCTTTTTCTTATGGAGAAGTAGAAGATTATACCGTAAATATTACTACTGGAGTTGCAGATACTGTGAAACCAGTGATTACCTTAACAGGAAGTGCAACGATTAACTTAACGGTTGGTGATACGTACAGTGAGTTAGGTGCTACTGCAACAGATAATATAGATGGAAACTTAACTTCTAGTATAGTAATAACAGGAACTGTAAATACAAATACTGCAGGTACCTATACCAGAAACTATAATGTTAGTGATGCAGCAGGTAATCCAGCAGACCAAGTATCTAGATCTATAGTGGTAAGTCCAGCAAGTACAACTGGATGTTCTGGAGCTATTTCTTCATTCCCTTATAACGAAGGTTTTGAATCTAGTTTTGGAGCTTGGACCCAAGGAACTGGAGATGATTTTAACTGGACAAGACAATCTGGTGCTACACCTTCAAGTAACACTGGGCCATCTAGTGCATCAGAAGGTTCTCAATATATTTTTATGGAGTCTTCTTCTCCTAACTACTCTACAAAGAGAGCTATTCTAAATTCTCCTTGTTTTGATTTAAATGGAGAATCTCAAGCTACTTTTACCTTTGCATACCATATGTATGGTACTACAGCAATGGGAAGCTTAGCTGTAGAAGCAAGTAGTAATAACGGAAGTTCTTGGGCAAGTGTTTGGAGTGTATCAGGAAATCAAGGAAATGCTTGGGAAACAGCATCTGTAGATTTATCTGCGTATGCAGGAGGAACTGTGCAACTACGTTTTAATGGTGTTACAGGAACCACATGGCAAGGAGATATGGCAGTAGATGCTGTAAGCTTATCTACATCAGGTGGGTCAACAGGTACTACTACAGATGTTTCATTATCTATTACTTTCGATAATTATCCAGAAGAAACATCTTGGACAATCACAGATGGTTCTAATAGTGTGGTAGCATCCGGAGGAACGTACGGAAATCAAGCAGATGGTTCTACATTAAACCTTAATGAAACACTACCTGCAGGATGTTATTCCTTTACAATTAGTGATGTTTATGGTGACGGTATTTGCTGTTCTTATGGAAATGGATCCTATTCTCTAACAGATGGAGGAAACGTATTAGTAAGCGGAAGTTCTTTTACTAGCTCAGAAACAACAACCTTTTGTGTTGGTGGAGCATCAAGCGCTACGTACAGTTATGCTGCAAGTACCGTAGAGACTTTAGATAATCAGTTTAAACTGTATCCTAATCCAGTGAAGCAAACGCTTAATGTAAGTCTAATCGGTTTAGAAGCGCAACGTTTCGAGATTAAAAACTTGTTAGGACAAACCGTACTTCAAGGTAGATATACCAATAGCATTAATGTTTCTAAATTACAAGACGGTATGTATGTTTTACAATTGCATATTGGAGAGAAAACAAAAGTTAAAAAGTTTATAAAACATTAA
- a CDS encoding 3'-5' exonuclease, with product MISKLNLEDILFLDIETVPETEKFSELDKTKQELWDAKSRYQRKEEFTAEEFYDRAGIWAEFGKIVCISVGYFSITNDVRTFRVTSFYGEEPKLLKDFKNLILSHFSQAKHLLCAHNGKEFDFPYIARRMIIHHIELPYKLNLFGKKPWEVPHLDTLELWKFGDYKTYTSLKLLTNVLGIPSPKDDIDGSEVYRVYYQEKEIDRIVVYCEKDTIAVAQIFLRLRGDDLLHDNEIIHI from the coding sequence ATGATTAGTAAACTAAACTTGGAAGACATATTGTTTTTAGATATTGAAACGGTTCCGGAAACGGAAAAATTTTCAGAGCTAGACAAAACGAAACAAGAACTTTGGGATGCCAAATCACGTTACCAAAGAAAAGAAGAATTTACGGCCGAAGAATTTTATGATCGTGCAGGAATTTGGGCGGAGTTTGGTAAAATTGTATGTATTTCTGTTGGCTATTTTTCTATAACAAATGATGTAAGAACTTTTAGAGTTACTTCCTTTTATGGCGAAGAACCTAAACTTTTAAAAGACTTTAAAAACTTAATACTTTCGCATTTTAGCCAAGCCAAACATTTGCTTTGTGCGCATAACGGGAAGGAATTTGACTTTCCGTACATTGCTAGACGTATGATTATTCATCATATTGAATTACCATACAAACTAAATCTATTTGGTAAAAAACCTTGGGAAGTACCGCATCTAGATACGCTAGAACTGTGGAAATTTGGCGACTATAAAACCTATACTTCTTTAAAATTATTAACCAATGTTTTAGGAATCCCTTCTCCCAAAGATGATATTGATGGTAGTGAGGTGTACCGAGTATATTACCAGGAAAAAGAAATAGATAGAATTGTTGTTTACTGTGAAAAGGATACGATTGCAGTGGCACAAATCTTCTTAAGACTTCGTGGAGATGATTTACTTCATGATAACGAGATTATTCATATTTAG
- a CDS encoding serine hydrolase codes for MKFLKKIFKFLVIVIGLTVAVLYITDTDYLIKAVRTIYMRGYTTAFLDDYKRFDNQVIENGTPQPWPNHKNYNTVTETESLQKANKDWGTIAYVIIKNDSVWFENYYDGYNKDSKSNSFSMAKSYVSGLMGKAIKDGYIKSLDQPVCDFLPEFCDGEAAKMTVGDLSSMASGTNWDEAYYSPLSITTRAYFDDDLAKVMNGLKVVTAPGKAFKYASGDTQMLAMVIEKATGKKLYTYLTESFWKPLGSENATLWQVDSEDHDLVKAYCCIASNAKDFARFGKLYKDHGKWNGKQILDSTFVAKSLKPRFPASPEYGYGWWLKNQNGKDFFMMRGHLGQYVIVQPEDNVIIVRLGHRKSPDAGIGAYTNDISLYIEEAYKMLNN; via the coding sequence ATGAAATTTTTAAAAAAAATATTTAAATTCTTAGTTATCGTAATAGGTTTAACTGTTGCTGTTCTATACATCACAGATACCGATTATCTAATAAAGGCGGTTCGTACTATTTATATGCGCGGTTATACCACAGCTTTTTTAGATGATTATAAAAGATTTGATAACCAAGTTATAGAAAACGGCACACCTCAACCTTGGCCAAACCATAAAAACTATAATACGGTAACAGAAACAGAATCTTTACAAAAAGCGAATAAAGACTGGGGAACTATCGCATACGTAATTATTAAAAACGATAGCGTTTGGTTTGAAAACTATTATGATGGTTACAATAAAGACTCTAAATCCAATTCCTTTTCTATGGCAAAAAGCTATGTTTCTGGCTTAATGGGAAAAGCAATTAAAGACGGTTATATTAAAAGTTTAGACCAACCTGTTTGCGATTTCCTACCTGAATTTTGCGATGGTGAAGCAGCAAAAATGACGGTTGGCGATTTAAGTAGTATGGCATCTGGAACCAATTGGGACGAAGCGTACTATTCGCCATTATCGATTACCACACGTGCGTATTTTGATGACGACTTAGCGAAAGTTATGAATGGTTTAAAAGTAGTTACAGCTCCTGGAAAGGCTTTTAAATACGCAAGTGGCGACACGCAAATGCTTGCCATGGTAATAGAAAAGGCTACTGGAAAAAAATTATATACGTACTTAACCGAAAGTTTCTGGAAACCTTTAGGAAGTGAAAACGCTACGCTTTGGCAAGTAGACAGTGAAGATCATGATTTGGTAAAAGCATATTGCTGTATTGCAAGTAATGCGAAAGACTTTGCGCGTTTTGGAAAACTATACAAAGACCATGGAAAATGGAATGGAAAACAGATACTAGATTCTACTTTTGTAGCAAAATCTTTAAAACCTCGTTTTCCTGCTAGTCCAGAATATGGTTATGGATGGTGGCTTAAAAACCAAAACGGAAAAGACTTTTTCATGATGCGTGGGCACCTTGGACAATATGTAATTGTGCAACCAGAAGACAATGTTATTATTGTCCGTTTAGGACACCGAAAATCTCCGGATGCAGGAATTGGAGCGTATACAAATGATATCTCGCTGTATATTGAAGAAGCCTATAAGATGTTGAATAATTAA